In Alkalihalobacterium alkalinitrilicum, a genomic segment contains:
- the rnhA gene encoding ribonuclease H yields the protein MAKKKYYVVWSGRKTGIFNTWAECEKQVKGFQGARFKSFESKAEAEAAFSNGKAPIKNSFAKKSVQSKVKAPVGDVIWDSVSVDVGCRGNPGIVEYKGVHTKTGEILFSHPEIHIGTNNMGEFLAIVHGLAWLKQQGKEETPVYSDSKTAMKWVKDKKVNSNLKRDKETEYIWSLVERAEKWLKTNTYKNPILKWHTELWGEIKADYGRK from the coding sequence TTGGCTAAAAAGAAATATTATGTGGTTTGGAGTGGAAGAAAAACAGGAATATTTAACACATGGGCCGAATGTGAAAAGCAAGTTAAAGGATTTCAAGGAGCACGATTTAAATCGTTCGAAAGTAAAGCAGAAGCGGAAGCTGCTTTTTCAAATGGCAAAGCCCCAATAAAGAATTCGTTTGCAAAAAAGTCAGTTCAATCAAAAGTTAAAGCGCCAGTAGGTGATGTCATTTGGGACAGTGTATCGGTCGATGTTGGTTGTAGAGGAAACCCTGGAATCGTTGAATATAAAGGAGTTCATACTAAAACAGGAGAAATTTTATTCTCACATCCCGAAATACATATTGGTACGAATAATATGGGTGAATTTTTAGCGATCGTTCATGGATTAGCATGGTTAAAACAACAAGGAAAAGAAGAGACACCAGTTTACTCGGATTCAAAAACAGCGATGAAATGGGTAAAAGATAAAAAAGTAAATTCAAATTTAAAACGTGATAAAGAGACTGAGTATATATGGTCGTTAGTGGAACGAGCAGAAAAGTGGTTAAAGACGAACACATACAAAAATCCAATTCTCAAGTGGCATACTGAATTATGGGGAGAAATTAAGGCCGATTATGGGCGTAAATAA
- a CDS encoding MATE family efflux transporter, translated as MKQTKTWREKLRLLMYILVPILITQLGLYGMNFFDTTMSGQAGADDLAGVAIGSSIWLPIFTGLVGILMALTPILAQEIGAEKYDNVAFSVIQAIYLSLAIVAVIIIAGVFVLNPLLNVMSLTDEVRHIAKHYLIGLSFGILPLFLYTVLRCFFDSLGQTRVTMVITLLALPINIFFNYILIFGYFGFPRLGGIGAGYASSITYWFIFGIALFVVIKVRPFSEYLIFKTFFRFSFSAWKELLLLGLPIGFTIFFETSIFAAVTLLMSQFNTETIAAHQAAINFASLLYMIPMSIAFALTIAVGYEVGAKRLQDAKQYSYLGIGFAVLFSIVASLILYVTRGPVAELYSNDPIVLLLIQHFLLYAIFFQISDALATPIQGALRGYKDVNIPFVMALVSFWIIGLPTGYITANFTPLGPYGYWVGLITGLACCAIALLYRLIVVQRKFVVDTKL; from the coding sequence ATGAAACAAACTAAAACGTGGCGGGAAAAGTTACGATTGTTAATGTATATCCTCGTCCCCATTCTAATTACACAACTAGGACTTTATGGAATGAATTTTTTTGATACAACAATGTCAGGACAAGCGGGTGCCGATGATTTAGCGGGTGTAGCGATTGGATCAAGTATTTGGTTACCTATTTTTACAGGTCTTGTTGGAATATTAATGGCACTAACGCCGATATTAGCGCAAGAAATAGGGGCTGAAAAGTATGATAACGTGGCTTTTTCTGTAATTCAAGCGATATACTTATCTTTGGCGATTGTCGCTGTCATTATCATAGCTGGTGTTTTCGTTCTTAATCCCCTCCTTAACGTAATGAGTTTAACAGATGAAGTAAGGCATATTGCTAAACATTATTTAATTGGATTGTCATTTGGTATTTTACCGTTATTTTTATATACTGTTCTTCGATGTTTTTTTGATTCACTTGGGCAAACGCGTGTAACGATGGTTATTACGCTCCTTGCCTTACCGATTAACATCTTTTTTAACTATATTCTTATTTTTGGTTACTTTGGTTTTCCGAGGTTGGGGGGGATCGGAGCAGGATACGCCTCTTCTATTACTTATTGGTTTATATTCGGTATTGCTCTTTTTGTTGTTATAAAAGTTCGTCCATTTTCAGAATATCTAATTTTTAAAACTTTTTTTCGTTTTTCCTTTTCAGCCTGGAAAGAGCTATTGTTACTAGGCCTACCGATTGGGTTTACTATCTTTTTTGAAACGAGTATTTTTGCAGCAGTTACTTTACTGATGAGTCAATTTAACACAGAAACGATCGCAGCACACCAAGCTGCTATTAATTTTGCTTCTTTACTTTATATGATACCCATGAGCATTGCATTTGCGTTAACGATTGCGGTTGGATATGAAGTTGGAGCAAAACGTTTGCAAGATGCAAAGCAATATAGCTATTTAGGGATCGGGTTTGCTGTTTTATTTTCCATTGTTGCTTCATTAATTTTATATGTCACAAGAGGACCAGTAGCTGAACTTTATTCCAATGATCCGATCGTGTTACTCTTAATTCAACACTTTCTTTTGTATGCCATTTTCTTCCAAATTTCTGATGCTCTAGCAACACCAATTCAAGGAGCATTGAGGGGTTATAAAGACGTTAATATACCGTTCGTCATGGCACTTGTTTCTTTTTGGATTATTGGACTTCCTACGGGTTATATAACCGCCAATTTTACACCGCTTGGACCATATGGATATTGGGTTGGTTTAATAACAGGACTTGCATGTTGTGCTATCGCATTATTGTATCGATTAATTGTAGTTCAAAGAAAGTTCGTCGTAGACACAAAACTTTAG
- a CDS encoding UvrD-helicase domain-containing protein, which translates to MTDVVLMDKNERDKIMQDLDTNFLVEAGAGSGKTYSLVQRMANLVTTGTYEIREIVAITFTRKAADELKERFQTELEKRRKEITDSVIKDRIERALADFDQCYLGTVHSFCARLLRERPVEAGLDFDFKELDEREDKMIADEAWERYINDVRIKSPEKLNELAELGIDVASLRENLHELREYADVIWFYEETDRPTLDEVFSELKAFIEYVKTNLPDEEPDKGYDSLQKKIVRTIRELKYFDISKDKTKVSMLRPYQKKTTVTLNRWKDNDVAKEIRDERQIILSESVAPVLESWFEYCHSQLIPFLNPALVYYQDLKKKRSSLNFQDLLSESAKLLKENSEVRRYFQKKYRCLLVDEFQDTDPIQAELMMYLTGEEAEEKNWTKLTPRQGSLFVVGDPKQSIYRFRRADIDIYQRVKEMIASTGGEALNLTMNFRTTSLVTEPLNQVFIQHLPEQETSYQAAYRPLNSVKRNEPDEDQQMGIYKWTVPNARKTAEVIEADADGIARYIRSKLMNNEAQPRDFMVLTRYNGGIDDYAKKLEEYSIPVMTTGEVSLAEDEELRALLYVLKFLAEPTNSLYAAAVLRGPFFGVSDKLLYHFTTNGGRLSLFANIPESLETADREILTIAFDKLRQYFLWRRRDMPSTSIEKIMMDVGLLPLYMNLEKNKRDYTRVYQVLEKIRAYEAGGQSEFHSVVERLEQLIVDESMEEMTLPEEENAVRVMNVHKSKGLEAPIVFLAHPKKFVDQKGKIGRHIQREQEQSIGYFCFNNEKDELMAQPPNWRQLQAEEYEYLRAEEMRLVYVAATRAETTLVISNMDKGNEKNNPWHDLIVGIKLEDFQVPEDIVKPEVSNRKVIDLEEWKGIKEQVLHWADRLIQKTYEMERPTDRTEDDISLLGIARETGGGKDWGSVIHEAFEAVLQGKGDRNEVIEELLVKYEFPIERAKEVNDAIEAFLQSALWERCKQSDEWYAEIPFTVSIQEGHPLFREEKGETLLTGIIDLIFKENDQWIIVDYKTDRFTKKEDIEKLKMHYAKQINLYKQAWEEMTNEPVGEMNIYFVQTQNCVSINE; encoded by the coding sequence ATGACTGATGTCGTTTTAATGGACAAGAATGAAAGAGATAAAATTATGCAGGACTTGGATACGAACTTTCTTGTGGAAGCAGGAGCAGGGTCAGGGAAAACATACAGTCTTGTTCAAAGAATGGCAAACTTAGTAACCACAGGCACGTATGAAATTCGTGAGATTGTTGCGATTACTTTCACAAGAAAAGCTGCAGATGAACTGAAGGAACGCTTTCAGACGGAATTAGAGAAAAGAAGAAAAGAAATAACAGATTCCGTGATTAAAGATAGAATCGAACGGGCATTGGCAGACTTTGATCAGTGTTATTTAGGAACCGTTCATTCCTTTTGTGCTAGGTTATTACGTGAACGTCCAGTCGAAGCGGGGCTAGACTTTGACTTTAAAGAGTTAGATGAGCGTGAGGACAAGATGATCGCTGATGAAGCGTGGGAACGATATATTAATGATGTTCGTATAAAATCGCCTGAAAAACTTAATGAACTAGCGGAGTTAGGGATTGATGTCGCTTCATTAAGAGAAAACTTGCATGAGTTACGCGAATATGCGGATGTTATATGGTTTTATGAAGAAACAGATAGACCAACTTTGGATGAAGTTTTTTCAGAACTAAAAGCGTTTATTGAGTATGTGAAAACGAATCTTCCTGATGAAGAACCTGATAAAGGGTACGACTCTCTACAAAAGAAAATTGTTCGGACGATTCGAGAATTGAAATATTTTGATATAAGCAAAGATAAAACAAAAGTTTCAATGTTAAGACCATATCAAAAGAAAACAACAGTGACGTTAAACCGCTGGAAAGATAATGATGTAGCTAAAGAAATAAGGGATGAACGACAAATTATACTTTCAGAATCAGTGGCACCTGTATTAGAAAGTTGGTTTGAGTATTGTCATAGTCAACTAATTCCGTTCCTAAATCCAGCATTAGTGTACTATCAAGACCTTAAAAAGAAGCGTTCTTCCCTAAACTTTCAAGACCTCCTTTCGGAATCGGCGAAACTATTAAAAGAAAATAGTGAAGTTCGACGATATTTTCAAAAAAAGTACAGATGTCTTCTAGTGGATGAGTTTCAAGACACTGATCCGATCCAAGCAGAACTCATGATGTATTTGACAGGTGAAGAAGCGGAAGAAAAAAATTGGACAAAGTTAACACCACGTCAAGGATCCCTATTTGTAGTAGGTGATCCGAAGCAGTCGATTTACCGTTTCCGACGTGCGGATATCGATATTTATCAGCGAGTGAAAGAAATGATTGCAAGTACAGGTGGGGAGGCTCTTAACTTAACGATGAATTTCCGAACAACAAGTCTTGTTACTGAGCCTTTAAATCAAGTGTTTATTCAACACCTTCCTGAACAAGAGACAAGTTATCAAGCTGCCTATCGACCGTTAAATTCCGTTAAAAGAAATGAGCCCGACGAAGATCAACAAATGGGCATATATAAATGGACCGTTCCAAATGCTAGGAAAACAGCGGAAGTTATTGAAGCCGATGCGGATGGAATTGCGAGGTATATTCGATCCAAACTTATGAACAATGAAGCACAACCTCGAGATTTCATGGTTCTTACTCGTTATAACGGTGGAATTGATGATTATGCGAAAAAGTTAGAAGAGTATAGTATTCCTGTGATGACAACAGGAGAGGTAAGTTTAGCTGAGGATGAAGAGCTGCGTGCTTTATTATACGTATTAAAGTTTTTAGCGGAACCAACAAACTCTCTTTACGCTGCCGCAGTATTAAGAGGCCCTTTCTTTGGAGTGAGTGATAAGCTTTTGTATCATTTTACAACTAATGGGGGAAGACTCTCGTTATTTGCAAACATTCCCGAGTCATTAGAAACAGCGGATCGAGAAATTTTAACGATTGCTTTTGACAAATTAAGACAGTATTTCTTATGGCGTAGGAGGGATATGCCTTCAACTTCAATAGAAAAGATTATGATGGATGTAGGTTTATTGCCATTGTATATGAATTTAGAAAAAAATAAACGCGACTATACAAGAGTATACCAAGTACTTGAAAAAATAAGGGCTTATGAAGCGGGCGGACAATCTGAATTTCATTCAGTAGTTGAACGATTAGAACAACTTATTGTCGATGAATCCATGGAGGAAATGACATTACCAGAAGAAGAAAATGCAGTTCGTGTGATGAATGTTCATAAATCAAAAGGACTAGAGGCACCGATTGTATTTCTAGCACATCCAAAGAAGTTTGTTGATCAAAAAGGTAAAATTGGCCGACACATTCAACGTGAGCAAGAACAATCGATTGGATACTTCTGTTTTAATAATGAAAAAGATGAGTTGATGGCTCAGCCGCCAAACTGGAGACAATTACAGGCGGAAGAGTATGAATATTTAAGAGCCGAGGAAATGCGTCTCGTTTATGTGGCAGCGACTCGTGCAGAAACAACACTCGTAATTAGTAACATGGATAAGGGAAATGAAAAAAATAATCCATGGCATGATTTAATTGTAGGCATAAAATTAGAAGATTTTCAGGTACCTGAAGATATTGTTAAGCCCGAAGTATCGAATAGAAAAGTAATTGACTTAGAAGAATGGAAAGGAATTAAAGAACAAGTATTGCACTGGGCTGATCGATTAATACAAAAGACATATGAAATGGAGCGACCGACCGATCGTACAGAAGATGACATTTCATTGCTTGGGATAGCACGAGAGACTGGCGGTGGAAAGGATTGGGGGAGTGTCATTCATGAAGCTTTTGAAGCTGTGTTACAGGGAAAAGGGGACAGAAACGAGGTTATTGAAGAACTTCTTGTAAAATATGAATTCCCAATAGAGCGTGCAAAAGAAGTAAATGATGCCATTGAAGCATTTCTACAATCGGCGCTTTGGGAAAGGTGTAAGCAATCTGACGAATGGTATGCAGAAATACCGTTTACAGTGTCAATCCAAGAAGGTCATCCACTGTTCCGAGAAGAAAAGGGTGAGACGTTATTAACGGGTATCATCGACTTGATATTCAAAGAAAATGACCAGTGGATTATTGTTGATTATAAGACGGATCGTTTTACTAAAAAAGAAGATATTGAAAAGCTTAAAATGCATTATGCAAAGCAAATTAATTTGTATAAACAAGCTTGGGAAGAAATGACGAATGAACCAGTAGGAGAAATGAATATTTATTTTGTTCAAACCCAAAACTGTGTATCAATTAATGAATAA
- a CDS encoding PD-(D/E)XK nuclease family protein, giving the protein MNPHPIIEQLKEIISSHMITEKIFVVPSHRDGQLAIQALARAGQPVLNVKVKTFMDLALELSKPIMKKAGYERMPYQIGKQYIFSELQNLKRNKQLSYFHSVQLTSAFSQAIYQAILDLKQARVAVNSFPKQAFLKTEKGEDLLKLFQAYELKRQENQLLDDGDIFELALQREVEPRRKVLYLFFPHEAYYRIEKDFFLHYTKGANVIALGLPTIAGLESLSTMVQPNMQIETQHPFSYLYQIEQSLEVPDVTLKAAISEDEEVQNVFRQLKNQKLSFDQSVIFYTNARPYVESVLRFVQKQDVPVTFAEGVPLNLTKPGKLIKGVFQWIRENYSVNVLAKLIREGCISFDSIEISGEKVISLLQDAEIQWGKERYLQKVNEKIADLAQTVSEDEGNQRVLRKLGEYKQLLKWLNPWMRRFDGDKTYSKVSYKGWLTALKDLLLIEDHSNNGLNTSAKNQLLEVITEVEHLAVGEMTLGEVMSDTEQWLMKLTVGASMPKPGHLHVSPHRIGLYLDRPHVFIVGLDNGRFPGRQKEDPILLDVERKAIHPEMTLGREFVKRNFYLFVQLLLTTKGHVQMSYPFLDTVENRRTAPSHLFLQAYRLKTKQPGVTGEELAKVLQSDVHFIQKEAENVLHESEWWATQLWSNHQMDVELYRQEPYRHLMQAQVARYARRNDLFTEFDGRIEYDHGSHDPRKNENMKITTSKLEMLGTCPYKYFLKHILYVEEEQVEEFDMYKWLTPPTRGSLLHEVFERFYEQIKASKQKPKVEEHIDVIIDIADQVLQKERESNPPPSEIIYLLERQEILESCSVFLKAEEEASDDGEPLFFEYHFGIGGQDPATIDLSNGESIRLSGKIDRVDRLANGLYAIIDYKTGSSYGYSDKAYFNGGRKLQHSLYALAFEKLFAHKNAQVSSSTYFFPTLKGQGERIERKHSAQEREQFLTIVEHLCELLAKGHFPYTDSVEDCKYCDFKMVCQRHTYQEEVIEKKQKEENAFGALRLKEVRSYD; this is encoded by the coding sequence ATGAATCCTCATCCTATTATTGAACAGTTAAAGGAGATTATTTCCAGTCATATGATAACGGAAAAGATCTTTGTTGTCCCTTCCCACAGAGATGGGCAATTAGCCATTCAAGCGTTAGCAAGAGCAGGTCAACCTGTACTCAATGTTAAAGTGAAAACGTTTATGGATTTAGCGCTAGAGCTTTCCAAACCCATTATGAAAAAAGCGGGTTATGAACGGATGCCTTACCAGATCGGTAAACAATACATATTTTCAGAACTTCAAAATTTAAAAAGAAATAAGCAATTATCCTACTTTCATTCTGTTCAGTTGACTTCCGCATTTAGTCAAGCGATCTATCAAGCTATATTAGATTTAAAGCAGGCTCGAGTAGCAGTTAATTCGTTTCCGAAGCAGGCCTTTCTTAAGACTGAGAAAGGAGAAGATTTGCTTAAGTTATTTCAAGCTTATGAACTAAAACGGCAAGAAAACCAGTTGCTTGATGATGGAGATATTTTTGAGTTAGCGCTACAACGAGAAGTAGAACCACGCCGCAAAGTATTGTATTTATTTTTCCCTCATGAAGCCTATTACCGAATTGAAAAAGATTTTTTTCTACACTACACCAAAGGTGCAAATGTCATTGCCTTAGGACTTCCCACTATTGCAGGGTTAGAGTCACTTTCAACAATGGTTCAACCAAATATGCAAATTGAAACACAACATCCATTCAGCTATTTATACCAAATTGAACAATCACTTGAAGTCCCTGATGTAACTTTAAAGGCGGCCATTAGTGAAGATGAAGAAGTTCAAAATGTCTTTAGACAATTAAAAAATCAAAAATTGTCCTTTGATCAGTCGGTCATTTTCTATACAAACGCTCGTCCATACGTAGAGAGTGTCCTTCGTTTTGTTCAAAAACAAGATGTCCCCGTCACTTTTGCTGAAGGAGTTCCTCTAAATCTAACAAAGCCAGGGAAGCTTATTAAGGGAGTATTTCAATGGATACGGGAAAATTATAGTGTGAACGTCCTTGCAAAGCTCATCCGAGAAGGGTGTATTTCCTTTGATTCTATTGAAATTTCTGGTGAGAAGGTCATTTCCCTTCTACAAGATGCTGAAATTCAATGGGGAAAAGAAAGGTACTTACAAAAGGTAAATGAAAAAATCGCAGATTTGGCTCAGACAGTGAGTGAGGATGAGGGAAATCAACGCGTTCTTAGGAAGTTAGGAGAGTATAAACAATTACTGAAGTGGTTAAATCCATGGATGCGCCGGTTCGATGGAGATAAGACGTATAGTAAGGTTTCTTATAAGGGTTGGTTAACAGCCTTAAAAGATTTACTGTTAATCGAGGATCACTCTAATAATGGGTTAAATACGTCTGCTAAAAACCAACTACTAGAAGTCATCACCGAAGTTGAACACCTAGCAGTAGGTGAAATGACATTAGGTGAGGTGATGAGCGATACAGAACAATGGCTTATGAAGCTAACTGTTGGTGCATCAATGCCTAAGCCTGGACATCTTCATGTATCGCCGCATCGTATTGGTTTGTATTTAGACCGTCCTCATGTCTTTATTGTTGGTTTAGATAATGGAAGATTCCCTGGTCGACAAAAAGAAGACCCTATTCTTCTTGATGTGGAAAGAAAGGCTATTCACCCTGAAATGACGCTAGGTCGCGAGTTTGTGAAGCGGAATTTTTATTTGTTTGTACAGTTATTATTGACGACAAAAGGTCATGTTCAAATGAGTTATCCATTTTTAGATACGGTAGAAAATCGAAGAACGGCGCCTTCTCATTTATTTTTACAAGCTTATCGTTTGAAAACCAAACAACCTGGTGTAACGGGTGAAGAGCTAGCTAAAGTTCTGCAAAGTGATGTTCATTTTATTCAAAAAGAAGCTGAGAATGTGTTACATGAAAGTGAATGGTGGGCAACTCAGTTATGGAGTAATCACCAAATGGACGTAGAATTGTATCGCCAAGAGCCATATAGGCACTTAATGCAAGCGCAAGTTGCTAGATATGCGCGTCGTAACGATCTATTTACTGAGTTTGATGGCCGAATTGAATATGATCATGGTTCACATGATCCTAGAAAGAATGAAAACATGAAGATTACAACAAGTAAGCTAGAAATGCTTGGGACGTGTCCTTATAAATACTTTTTAAAGCATATTTTATATGTTGAAGAAGAACAAGTAGAAGAATTTGATATGTACAAATGGTTAACACCTCCAACAAGAGGGAGCTTATTACATGAAGTTTTTGAGCGCTTTTATGAACAGATCAAAGCGTCCAAACAAAAGCCAAAAGTAGAGGAACACATAGACGTTATAATAGACATAGCGGATCAAGTGTTACAAAAAGAGCGTGAAAGTAATCCACCTCCAAGTGAAATTATCTATTTGCTAGAGCGCCAAGAAATATTAGAATCCTGTTCTGTTTTTCTTAAAGCAGAAGAAGAGGCGAGTGATGACGGGGAACCGCTATTTTTTGAATATCATTTCGGTATCGGTGGACAAGATCCAGCGACTATTGATTTATCAAATGGGGAATCGATCCGTTTAAGTGGAAAGATAGATAGAGTTGATCGTCTTGCAAACGGACTTTATGCAATTATCGATTATAAAACAGGTAGTTCTTACGGCTACTCAGATAAGGCTTATTTTAATGGTGGACGCAAACTTCAACATAGTCTTTATGCTCTAGCGTTTGAGAAGCTGTTTGCTCATAAAAATGCTCAGGTTAGTTCGAGCACGTATTTCTTTCCAACACTTAAAGGGCAAGGGGAGAGAATTGAGCGAAAGCATAGTGCTCAAGAAAGGGAACAATTTCTAACGATCGTTGAACATTTATGTGAATTGTTAGCCAAAGGCCATTTTCCATACACCGATTCAGTAGAGGATTGTAAATACTGTGATTTTAAGATGGTATGTCAGCGTCATACGTATCAAGAAGAGGTAATTGAGAAGAAACAAAAAGAAGAAAATGCATTCGGAGCACTGCGACTAAAGGAGGTGCGCTCGTATGACTGA
- a CDS encoding DNA polymerase beta superfamily protein: MKEKILQILSEIEEVQQVKILYACEAGSRAWGLASEESDYDVRFLYVHPVDWYISIDQKRDVIDAPMGENLDIVGWDLKKALFLLKKSNPPLLEWLQSRTTYYEHPAISDLKALAQTTFSAKACLFHYLNMAKRNAKGSFQSQEIKVKLLLNVVKPLLACRWIANHHSMPPNEMELLLDDMVTDPQLNKELDQLLLEKQRGTQVIDIKQVGKIQQYIFDGIKHLDNFAQTIEYDKGLYQGELDAYFLRTLKQVWGNDW, encoded by the coding sequence GTGAAAGAGAAAATCCTACAAATACTTTCAGAAATTGAAGAAGTACAGCAAGTAAAGATTTTATATGCTTGTGAAGCAGGTAGTAGGGCATGGGGATTGGCTTCAGAGGAAAGTGATTATGATGTTCGGTTTCTATATGTTCATCCCGTCGACTGGTATATATCAATTGACCAAAAACGAGATGTTATAGATGCACCAATGGGTGAGAATTTAGATATTGTTGGATGGGATTTAAAGAAAGCATTATTTCTCTTAAAGAAATCGAATCCTCCATTATTGGAGTGGTTACAATCTCGTACTACTTATTATGAACACCCAGCGATTAGCGACTTAAAGGCTTTAGCTCAAACAACTTTTTCAGCTAAAGCATGTTTGTTTCATTATTTAAACATGGCGAAACGAAATGCAAAAGGGAGTTTTCAAAGTCAAGAAATTAAAGTCAAACTCCTTTTAAATGTTGTTAAACCGTTACTTGCTTGTAGATGGATAGCAAACCATCATTCGATGCCGCCTAATGAAATGGAATTGTTACTCGATGATATGGTCACTGATCCACAACTTAATAAGGAACTCGACCAACTCTTACTAGAAAAGCAAAGAGGAACTCAAGTAATAGATATAAAACAGGTCGGTAAAATCCAGCAATATATTTTTGATGGAATTAAGCATCTAGACAATTTTGCTCAAACAATAGAATATGATAAAGGACTTTACCAAGGAGAACTGGATGCTTATTTTCTACGAACGTTAAAACAAGTCTGGGGAAACGATTGGTAA
- a CDS encoding ABC-F family ATP-binding cassette domain-containing protein produces the protein MSIFTVEHLYKSFGEKVLFDHISFAIGERERIGLIGINGTGKSTLLKVLAAVEGMEEGKVTHSNQLHIEYLPQQPELDDNLTTLEQIYYGDSLIMKVMREYEQALQELQLDSENIKLQERLLKVQVKMDECEAWEANTVAKTVLTRLGITDFTKKVKYLSGGQKKRVAIAKALIQPADLLILDEPTNHLDNETIEWLESYLAQYKGSLIMVTHDRYFLNRVTNRIYELDQGKLYTYEGNYEVYLEKKTEREALAEQSESKRQNLLRRELAWLQRGAKARTTKQKARIQRVENLKDQKGPTQKADVDFAIGSTRLGKKVIEVHDMSKSFGEHLLFDHLDYLIVPGERLGIIGPNGTGKSTLLNILAGRIKPTTGEIEVGETVKIAYYTQDDEEIDGDLRVIDYIKEGAEIVRTVDNQIITAEQMLERFLFSRAMQWTYIRRLSGGERRRLYLLRVLMEEPNVLFLDEPTNDLDTQTLSVLEDYLDQFPGVVLTVSHDRYFLDRVVDHLLVFEGNGSVSRYQGSYSEYMEDRRLEKEAEIQERKTSVQDKTEQKKKREPRKKLSYKDQQEWNEIEDRITQLELKIENVEAEIVAAGSDFGKIQELMETQKQNEEKLEQAMERWTELSLLIEEIEEQK, from the coding sequence ATGAGTATATTTACAGTTGAACATTTGTATAAATCATTTGGTGAAAAGGTATTATTTGATCATATATCATTTGCAATTGGAGAACGTGAGCGAATTGGATTAATTGGCATTAATGGAACGGGAAAATCAACGTTGCTCAAAGTACTTGCAGCTGTAGAAGGGATGGAGGAAGGCAAGGTCACGCATTCCAATCAACTTCATATTGAATATTTACCACAACAGCCTGAACTTGATGATAACCTTACAACATTAGAGCAGATTTATTACGGGGATTCATTAATTATGAAAGTAATGCGAGAGTATGAGCAAGCCTTACAAGAGCTTCAGCTTGACTCAGAAAACATAAAGCTCCAAGAACGTTTATTAAAAGTTCAAGTAAAGATGGATGAATGTGAGGCGTGGGAGGCAAATACTGTAGCAAAAACAGTACTGACACGTCTTGGTATTACCGATTTCACAAAAAAAGTAAAATATTTATCGGGTGGTCAAAAAAAACGTGTTGCGATTGCTAAAGCGCTCATCCAACCTGCTGATTTACTTATATTAGATGAGCCGACAAACCATTTAGACAATGAAACAATTGAATGGCTAGAAAGTTATTTAGCCCAGTACAAAGGATCTCTTATCATGGTCACGCATGATCGTTATTTTCTAAATCGTGTAACTAATCGGATCTATGAATTAGATCAAGGGAAACTTTATACGTATGAAGGAAATTATGAAGTATATCTAGAAAAAAAGACCGAGAGAGAAGCACTTGCTGAACAAAGCGAGTCAAAAAGGCAAAATTTACTACGTCGTGAATTAGCTTGGTTACAAAGAGGGGCTAAAGCAAGGACAACCAAACAAAAAGCGCGAATTCAACGCGTCGAGAATTTAAAAGATCAAAAAGGGCCAACGCAAAAAGCGGATGTTGATTTTGCGATCGGATCGACGCGCCTTGGGAAAAAAGTAATTGAAGTCCATGACATGTCTAAATCGTTTGGTGAGCATCTTCTTTTTGATCATTTAGATTATTTAATCGTTCCAGGTGAACGATTAGGCATTATCGGACCAAATGGAACAGGAAAGTCGACACTGTTAAATATATTAGCCGGAAGGATTAAACCCACTACAGGTGAGATTGAAGTCGGTGAAACTGTAAAAATTGCATACTATACACAAGATGATGAAGAAATTGATGGAGACTTACGAGTAATTGATTATATTAAAGAAGGTGCTGAAATTGTTCGAACAGTAGACAATCAAATCATAACTGCTGAGCAAATGTTAGAACGTTTTTTATTTTCACGTGCCATGCAGTGGACGTATATTCGTCGGCTCTCGGGAGGGGAACGGAGACGTCTTTATTTATTACGTGTCTTAATGGAAGAGCCGAACGTATTGTTTCTTGATGAGCCAACAAATGATTTGGACACGCAAACACTTAGTGTTTTAGAAGATTATTTAGATCAATTTCCAGGTGTCGTTTTAACGGTTTCCCATGATCGTTACTTTTTAGATCGTGTTGTTGATCATTTACTTGTGTTTGAAGGGAACGGCTCGGTTAGTCGCTATCAAGGGTCTTATTCAGAATATATGGAAGATAGAAGACTCGAAAAAGAAGCAGAAATACAAGAACGTAAAACGAGCGTTCAAGATAAAACGGAACAGAAAAAGAAAAGAGAACCAAGAAAAAAACTTTCCTATAAAGATCAACAAGAATGGAATGAAATCGAAGATCGAATTACTCAACTCGAATTGAAGATCGAAAACGTTGAGGCGGAGATTGTCGCTGCTGGAAGTGATTTTGGAAAAATACAAGAGTTGATGGAAACTCAAAAGCAAAACGAAGAAAAGCTAGAACAAGCGATGGAACGTTGGACTGAGTTATCTCTATTAATTGAGGAAATTGAAGAGCAAAAATAA